In Zingiber officinale cultivar Zhangliang chromosome 1A, Zo_v1.1, whole genome shotgun sequence, a genomic segment contains:
- the LOC122004740 gene encoding uncharacterized protein LOC122004740, whose translation MRHPVDSIAWDTINHKWPAFASDPRNLRLGLATDGFNPFGDLSSRYSCWPVILVNYNLPPLMCMAKENLMLTLLIPGPKQPGNDIDVYLEPLVEDLKELWDIGVETYDAFSKSVFNMKAILMWTINDFPAYGNLAGCATKGKFGCPICGEGISSMWLKYSRKFAYLGHRRFLAPNHPFRQKKKWFDGNKETKGKPRPLNGLEILNVLKDIENDWGKKKMGKDINNTKKKRKERDGSKKGLLLRHNLDVMNVEKNVCENIIGTMLNLKKKSKDGVNARKDLRNLNIRKELHPQEKGENMYHLPAAPYTLSKKEMDVFCSRLKKIKLPDGYSSNIGNCVSLEERKLIGLKSHYCHVLMQQLLSVALRSLLPKGPRNAIFLLCAFYNELCQRVLDRNRLEQLEENIAETLCMLERYFPPAFFTISVHLTIHLAREARLCGPVQFRWMYPFERFMKMLKGYVKNRARSEGCIAKCYLAEERMRFCSAYIKKAACIGLRSNQNDDLENGVVEEIDPYIQMHIEELKQIDRRFSTHGPRKHVISYTGYIINGHRFHTIDVGRSTQDSGVSVEADTIWQSSSTDSHTVGRQSYYGVIRDIVLLDYYFSKVPIYRCDWANPGTGIKMDDGFTLVNLHQGLRTFENDPFILESQAKQVFYSRENDESNWYVLLKAPPRGIHNMDLLEEDAYTSSKPLDVSRLKINITEKEPYSRNECEGIDVIDIP comes from the exons ATGCGTCATCCAGTTGATTCAATAGCTTGGGATACGATAAATCATAAGTGGCCAGCTTTTGCATCAGATCCTAGAAATCTCCGGCTTGGTCTTGCAACAGATGGATTCAACCCTTTTGGTGATCTTAGTTctagatatagttgttggccagttattttaGTAAATTACAACCTTCCTCCGTTGATGTGCATGGCGAAGGAAAATCTTATGTTGACATTATTGATTCCAGGCCCGAAGCAACCAGGAAATGATATAGATGTATACTTGGAACCCCTAGTGGAGGATTTGAAGGAGTTATGGGACATTGGTGTGGAGACGTATGATGCATTTAGCAAGTCAGTGTTCAATATGAAAGCTATTTTGatgtggacaatcaatgattttccagcTTATGGAAACTTAGCTGGATGTGCCACAAAAGGGAAATTTGGTTGCCCAATATGTGGTGAAGGCATATCTTCTATGTGGCTTAAGTATAGTAGAAAGTTTGCATATTTAGGGCATAGGAGATTTCTTGCTCCTAATCATCCATTCCGTCAGAAGAAGAAGTGGTTTGATGGGAATAAAGAGACAAAAGGAAAACCTAGGCCTCTGAATGGATTAGAAATTCTTAATGTATTGAAAGACATTGAAAATgactggggtaaaaagaaaatgggTAAAGATATCAATAatacaaagaaaaagaggaaggagCGTGATGGTTCAAAAAAA GGGCTCCTGCTACGTCATAACTTAGATGTTATGaatgttgaaaagaatgtttGCGAGAATATCATAGGTACAATGTTAAACTTAAAGAAAAAATCAAAAGATGGTGTTAACGCTCGCAAAGATTTGAGGAACTTAAATATTAGAAAAGAATTACATcctcaagaaaaaggagaaaacatGTATCACTTGCCGGCTGCACCTTACACATTGTCTAAAAAAGAAATGGACGTATTTTGTTCTAggttgaagaaaataaagttacCTGATGGTTATAGCTCAAATATTGGTAACTGTGTTTCTTTAGAAGAACGAAAGCTTATTGGGTTGAAATCTCATTATTGTCATGTTCTTATGCAACAATTGCTTTCAGTAGCATTGAGAAGTCTTTTACCAAAAGGTCCACGTAATGCTATATTTTTGCTTTGTGCATTTTACAATGAGTTATGTCAAAGAGTGTTAGATAGGAACCGTCTAGAACAACTCGAAGAGAATATTGCTGAAACTTTATGCATGTTGGAGAGGTACTTTCCACCAGCTTTCTTTACCATCTCTGTTCATTTGACAATTCATTTAGCAAGAGAGGCTCGCCTATGTGGGCCAGTTCAATTCcgctggatgtatccatttgaaag atttatgaaaatGCTTAAAGGCTATGTGAAGAACCGAGCAAGGTCAGAGGGTTGCATAGCTAAGTGTTACCTTGCAGAAGAACGAATGCGATTTTGTAGTGCTTATATAAAAAAAGCTGCTTGTATTGGTCTCCGATCTAATCAGAATGACGATTTGGAAAATGGAGTAGTGGAAG AAATTGATCCTTACATACA GATgcacattgaggagcttaaacaaATAGATCGTCGTTTCTCAA CACATGGTCCAAGAAAGcatgttatatcatatacagGTTATATTATAAATGGACATCGGTTCCACACAATTGATGTTGGAAGGTCGACACAAGATAGTGGTGTTTCAGTTGAAGCTGATACTATTTGGCAATCTAGTTCTACTGATTCACATACAGTAGGAAGACAATCGTACTATGGGGTTATACGAGATATTGTGTTACTAGACTATTATTTTTCCAAAGTACCTATTTATAGGTGTGATTGGGCTAATCCTGGAACTGGTATCAAAATGGATGATGGTTTTACACTTGTCAACTTACACCAAGGACTAAGGACTTTTGAAAATGATCCTTTCATTTTAGAATCACAAGCAAAGCAAGTTTTCTATTCTAGGGaaaatgatgaatcaaattggtatgTATTGCTAAAAGCGCCACCTCGAGGTATTCATAACATGGATTTGCTTGAAGAGGATGCATATACATCATCAAAACCTCTTGATGTGTCTAGACTTAAGATTAACATTACTGAGAAAGAACCATATTCCAGAAATGAGTGTGAGGGAATTGATGTTATTGATATCCCATGA